Proteins encoded together in one Nocardioides marinisabuli window:
- a CDS encoding ABC transporter permease: MLLPLARPSLAAGLALVTMEVLTDFATVQYFNVRTVSVGVYLTWKGTYDVGSAISLAVLVLVFAVAVLAAERALRGRARYHQKGGRGRGLERRRLTGWRAGAATATGLAVVGAAFALPVLRLVTWALSALGDDAGAVLDERFVDNLTSSLVVAAIAAVVCVVVSLTISHAMRLGGGRVVHAAAQVTTFGYAVPGAVVGIGVLAVFAGADRALVALGVEGGTGLLATGSVLGILVAYVVRFTAPAYQAVEASFSRVSPSVSASAMTLGAGPGRLLRRVHLPLARPGVAVAATLVLIDAVKELPLVLMLRPFGFTTLSVWVYELASENFWERAALPALLIVLVAVVPVVLTFRATGGRADPAEPGAPGGGVGAAAPAALSGSLPPAPGQVSTTLTLDRGRAGPPGRMDP, translated from the coding sequence GTGCTGCTGCCGCTGGCGAGGCCCTCGCTGGCCGCCGGGCTGGCGCTGGTGACGATGGAGGTCCTCACCGACTTCGCCACGGTGCAGTACTTCAACGTGCGCACCGTCTCGGTCGGGGTCTACCTGACCTGGAAGGGCACCTACGACGTCGGCTCCGCGATCTCGCTGGCCGTGCTGGTGCTGGTCTTCGCCGTGGCCGTGCTGGCCGCCGAGCGGGCGCTGCGCGGCCGGGCGCGCTACCACCAGAAGGGCGGCCGGGGCCGCGGCCTCGAGCGTCGTCGGCTGACCGGCTGGCGTGCCGGCGCGGCCACCGCGACCGGTCTCGCGGTGGTGGGGGCGGCGTTCGCGCTGCCGGTGCTGCGCCTGGTCACCTGGGCCCTCTCGGCGCTGGGCGACGACGCCGGCGCCGTCCTCGACGAGCGCTTCGTCGACAACCTGACCAGCTCGCTGGTGGTCGCCGCGATCGCCGCCGTCGTGTGCGTCGTGGTGTCGCTGACCATCTCCCACGCCATGCGCCTGGGCGGCGGTCGCGTGGTGCACGCCGCCGCCCAGGTCACCACCTTCGGCTACGCCGTGCCCGGTGCGGTGGTCGGCATCGGCGTGCTGGCCGTCTTCGCCGGTGCCGACCGGGCGCTGGTGGCCCTCGGCGTCGAGGGCGGCACCGGCCTGCTGGCGACCGGGTCGGTGCTCGGCATCCTGGTCGCGTACGTCGTCCGGTTCACCGCCCCGGCCTACCAGGCGGTCGAGGCGAGCTTCTCGCGCGTCTCCCCCAGCGTCAGCGCCTCCGCGATGACCCTCGGCGCCGGCCCCGGGCGGCTGCTGCGCCGGGTGCACCTGCCGCTGGCGCGCCCCGGGGTGGCGGTCGCCGCGACGCTGGTGCTCATCGACGCGGTCAAGGAGCTGCCGCTGGTGCTGATGCTGCGCCCCTTCGGCTTCACGACGCTCTCGGTGTGGGTCTACGAGCTGGCCTCGGAGAACTTCTGGGAGCGCGCCGCGCTGCCGGCCCTGCTGATCGTGCTGGTGGCGGTGGTGCCGGTCGTGCTGACCTTCCGCGCCACCGGCGGCCGCGCCGACCCGGCCGAGCCCGGCGCCCCGGGGGGCGGCGTGGGCGCTGCCGCCCCGGCGGCGCTGTCCGGCTCGCTGCCGCCGGCGCCCGGGCAGGTCAGCACCACGCTGACCCTCGACCGGGGCCGCGCGGGCCCGCCAGGCAGGATGGACCCATGA
- a CDS encoding ABC transporter permease: MTALARGAGRPGWSAAVVLIALLVASPVLAVAAYALGQGGLRMPGGVAEMVATTLALLLLVAAGTAVLGTGLAWLVTAYEFPLRWALSWLLVLPLAMPAYILGFVFLSTFDYAGPVQGALRSVLGDDLGALPVRSLGGAAVVLVLTLYPYVYLLTRAAFLELAPTAYDAARTLGASGRGPSARCCCRWRGPRWPPGWRW, translated from the coding sequence GTGACCGCACTCGCCCGGGGCGCGGGGCGGCCCGGGTGGTCGGCGGCGGTCGTCCTGATCGCCCTGCTGGTGGCCAGCCCGGTGCTGGCCGTGGCGGCGTACGCCCTGGGCCAGGGCGGGCTGCGGATGCCGGGCGGGGTCGCCGAGATGGTGGCCACCACCCTGGCGCTGCTGCTGCTGGTCGCCGCCGGCACCGCCGTGCTCGGCACCGGGCTGGCCTGGCTGGTCACCGCCTACGAGTTCCCGCTGCGCTGGGCGCTGAGCTGGCTGCTGGTGCTGCCGCTGGCGATGCCGGCCTACATCCTGGGCTTCGTCTTCCTCTCCACCTTCGACTACGCCGGGCCGGTGCAGGGCGCGCTGCGCTCGGTGCTCGGTGACGACCTCGGCGCGCTGCCGGTGCGCTCGCTCGGCGGCGCCGCGGTCGTGCTGGTCCTCACGCTCTACCCCTACGTCTACCTGCTGACCCGGGCCGCGTTCCTCGAGCTCGCGCCGACGGCGTACGACGCCGCGCGCACGCTGGGCGCCTCCGGGCGCGGGCCTTCCGCGCGGTGCTGCTGCCGCTGGCGAGGCCCTCGCTGGCCGCCGGGCTGGCGCTGGTGA
- a CDS encoding extracellular solute-binding protein → MKRSARTVRTVVTALATAATLAVTGCSALGGGEEADLQIYTARHYDLEEAFAAFTDETGISVEFLSGDDAELLERLKAEGDSTPADIFMTVDAGMLWNAAEQGVLEPVSSDVLDAAVPEDLRDPDGQWYGLAMRARTVVYDPESVDPADIDAVDTYEALGDPQWAGRVCMRDETASYTQSLVASLIDLHGREKALEIVEGWVANDVQIMSNDVELLEAIDAGGCDIGISNHYYLARMLEEDPDFDVELFWASQEGDGTHVNISGAGLVEGTESAPEAQQLLEWLATDGQSAFVDANHELPVNPEVEPEPLVASFGEFDRMPVDAQAYGALNSDAVELLDEAGYR, encoded by the coding sequence GTGAAGCGCAGCGCCCGCACCGTCCGCACCGTCGTCACCGCCCTGGCCACCGCCGCCACGCTCGCCGTGACCGGCTGCTCGGCCCTCGGGGGCGGCGAGGAGGCGGACCTGCAGATCTACACCGCGCGCCACTACGACCTCGAGGAGGCCTTCGCGGCCTTCACCGACGAGACCGGGATCAGCGTCGAGTTCCTCTCCGGCGACGACGCCGAGCTGCTCGAGCGGCTCAAGGCCGAGGGCGACTCCACGCCCGCCGACATCTTCATGACCGTCGACGCCGGGATGCTGTGGAACGCCGCCGAGCAGGGCGTGCTTGAGCCGGTCAGCTCCGACGTGCTCGACGCGGCCGTGCCGGAGGACCTGCGCGACCCCGACGGACAGTGGTACGGCCTGGCGATGCGCGCGCGCACCGTCGTGTACGACCCCGAGAGCGTCGACCCCGCCGACATCGACGCCGTCGACACCTACGAGGCCCTCGGCGACCCGCAGTGGGCCGGTCGGGTCTGCATGCGCGACGAGACGGCGTCGTACACCCAGAGCCTGGTGGCCAGCCTGATCGACCTGCACGGGCGCGAGAAGGCGCTCGAGATCGTCGAGGGCTGGGTGGCCAACGACGTGCAGATCATGAGCAACGACGTCGAGCTGCTCGAGGCCATCGACGCCGGCGGCTGCGACATCGGCATCAGCAACCACTACTACCTCGCGCGGATGCTCGAGGAGGACCCCGACTTCGACGTCGAGCTGTTCTGGGCCAGCCAGGAGGGCGACGGCACCCACGTCAACATCTCCGGCGCCGGCCTGGTCGAGGGCACCGAGTCCGCCCCCGAGGCCCAGCAGCTGCTCGAGTGGCTGGCCACCGACGGCCAGAGCGCGTTCGTCGACGCCAACCACGAGCTGCCGGTCAACCCCGAGGTCGAGCCCGAGCCGCTGGTCGCCTCCTTCGGCGAGTTCGACCGGATGCCGGTCGACGCGCAGGCCTACGGCGCCCTGAACTCCGACGCGGTCGAGCTGCTCGACGAGGCCGGGTACCGCTGA
- a CDS encoding response regulator transcription factor, which translates to MSHENAAPLTITMVDDHDLAVAGLQTLLTPYADRVRLVDMRQALAHPEDLDVVLYEPVGQSAFGAAMLRDLQRSADAHPVVFSWAPGDQLPTSTANMYLPKTLTAAQLVVALEDLVSGRRVPTAPAPEKAPVVEAPAPAPLRPEAPAGSRLTPRELEILTLITAGMTNGEIVEKLNLSINSIKTYIRQAYRKIDVERRTQAVAWGMANNLAVAEDVEAAELHEVETSMAG; encoded by the coding sequence ATGTCGCACGAGAACGCCGCCCCGCTGACCATCACGATGGTCGACGACCACGACCTGGCCGTCGCCGGCCTGCAGACGCTGCTGACGCCGTACGCCGACCGGGTCCGCCTGGTCGACATGCGCCAGGCGCTGGCGCACCCCGAGGACCTCGACGTCGTGCTCTACGAGCCCGTCGGCCAGTCCGCCTTCGGCGCCGCGATGCTGCGCGACCTGCAGCGCTCCGCCGACGCCCACCCGGTCGTCTTCAGCTGGGCGCCCGGCGACCAGCTGCCGACGTCCACGGCCAACATGTACCTGCCCAAGACCCTCACCGCGGCGCAGCTCGTCGTCGCTCTCGAGGACCTGGTCTCCGGGCGTCGGGTGCCGACCGCCCCGGCCCCCGAGAAGGCCCCCGTCGTCGAGGCCCCGGCCCCTGCGCCGCTGCGCCCCGAGGCCCCGGCCGGCAGCCGCCTGACCCCCCGCGAGCTGGAGATCCTCACGCTGATCACCGCGGGCATGACCAACGGCGAGATCGTCGAGAAGCTCAACCTGAGCATCAACTCGATCAAGACCTACATCCGCCAGGCCTACCGCAAGATCGACGTCGAGCGCCGTACCCAGGCCGTCGCCTGGGGCATGGCCAACAACCTCGCCGTCGCCGAGGACGTGGAGGCCGCCGAGCTCCACGAGGTCGAGACCTCGATGGCCGGCTGA
- a CDS encoding MerR family transcriptional regulator, whose amino-acid sequence MASRPAQRWRIGVLASRVGVSETLLRAWELRYGLLSPTRSDAGYRLYGPEDERRARAMQDARRRGVPAGQAAAEILASERSSSRLPGAPGPRYATTAALDTEGTLSELQAAMVAYDVGSMHAALDRILVEVSAETAIKDVLLPFLASVGAGWAAGDFDVADEHFASDLVRARLAALSIGPGSRTGPVAVLACPPTESHDIALKAFEVVLLRAGWRTRFLGPQTPVRSLEVAVGVVEPDLLVLAGTRPESFHVDPDDVEAVARLAAATRVVLAGAGADRAAAERWGAEVLEGDPVTAAGSLVGTARRATRPSNGGASPA is encoded by the coding sequence ATGGCCTCCCGTCCCGCCCAGCGCTGGCGCATCGGCGTCCTGGCCTCCCGCGTGGGCGTCTCCGAGACCCTCCTGCGCGCCTGGGAGCTGCGCTACGGGCTGCTGAGCCCCACCCGCAGCGACGCCGGCTACCGCCTCTACGGCCCCGAGGACGAGCGCCGCGCCCGCGCCATGCAGGACGCGCGCCGCCGCGGCGTGCCGGCCGGCCAGGCGGCGGCCGAGATCCTGGCCTCCGAACGCTCCAGCAGCCGGCTCCCCGGGGCACCGGGCCCGCGCTACGCCACCACGGCGGCGCTCGACACCGAGGGCACCCTCAGCGAGCTGCAGGCCGCGATGGTCGCCTACGACGTGGGCTCGATGCACGCCGCGCTCGACCGGATCCTCGTGGAGGTCTCGGCCGAGACCGCCATCAAGGACGTGCTGCTGCCGTTCCTGGCCTCGGTGGGCGCGGGCTGGGCCGCAGGCGACTTCGACGTCGCCGACGAGCACTTCGCCAGCGACCTGGTGCGCGCACGCCTGGCCGCCCTCTCGATCGGCCCGGGCTCGCGCACCGGCCCGGTGGCGGTGCTGGCCTGCCCGCCGACGGAGTCGCACGACATCGCCCTCAAGGCCTTCGAGGTGGTGCTGCTGCGCGCCGGCTGGCGCACCCGCTTCCTCGGCCCGCAGACCCCCGTGCGCTCGCTCGAGGTCGCGGTCGGGGTCGTCGAGCCCGACCTCCTCGTGCTCGCCGGCACCCGCCCCGAGTCCTTCCACGTCGACCCCGACGACGTCGAGGCGGTGGCGCGCCTCGCGGCCGCCACGCGCGTGGTGCTCGCCGGGGCCGGCGCCGACCGGGCGGCCGCCGAGCGCTGGGGGGCCGAGGTCCTCGAGGGCGACCCGGTCACGGCCGCCGGGTCCCTGGTCGGCACCGCCCGCCGGGCGACCCGGCCGAGCAACGGGGGCGCCTCCCCCGCCTGA
- a CDS encoding sigma-70 family RNA polymerase sigma factor: MRVAEAVARRYARRGVPVEDLTQIAYLALVRAVRRYDAAHERDLLAYAVPTIEGDIRRHFRDHGWTIRPPRDVQRAHTRLVRTGASLERYDAPALEQLASQVEESVEVVREALSARTCFSLLSLDQPAGGAEDEGPAADVADHGDRSQEQAEARLLVQPLVASLARRDQQILRWRFVDELSQREIADRLGLSQIQVSRLLQRVLTQMRGALSEAV, from the coding sequence ATGCGCGTGGCCGAGGCCGTCGCCCGCCGCTACGCCCGCCGCGGGGTCCCGGTCGAGGACCTCACCCAGATCGCCTACCTCGCGCTGGTGCGGGCCGTGCGCCGCTACGACGCCGCGCACGAGCGCGACCTGCTGGCCTACGCCGTCCCGACCATCGAGGGCGACATCCGCCGCCACTTCCGCGACCACGGCTGGACGATCCGGCCCCCGCGCGACGTGCAGCGCGCCCACACGCGCCTGGTGCGCACCGGCGCCAGCCTCGAGCGCTACGACGCCCCGGCGCTGGAGCAGCTCGCGAGCCAGGTCGAGGAGTCGGTCGAGGTGGTGCGCGAGGCCCTGTCGGCGCGCACCTGCTTCTCGCTGCTCTCGCTCGACCAGCCGGCCGGGGGCGCCGAGGACGAGGGGCCGGCCGCCGACGTCGCCGACCACGGCGACCGCTCGCAGGAGCAGGCCGAGGCCCGGCTGCTGGTCCAGCCCCTGGTCGCCTCCCTGGCCCGCCGCGACCAGCAGATCCTGCGCTGGCGCTTCGTCGACGAGCTGAGCCAGCGCGAGATCGCCGACCGTCTCGGGCTCTCGCAGATCCAGGTCTCGCGCCTGCTGCAGCGGGTGCTCACCCAGATGCGCGGCGCGCTCAGCGAAGCCGTCTGA
- a CDS encoding adenylate/guanylate cyclase domain-containing protein produces the protein MRSTREPVPGTGPSTGPGAGRRRRRPRRTPFGSWLLGPEGQSPRRLRARVQVLLTVALTLTHGVGAAVVLLLSVFVVTAPAPDGPTWLALAVAVPVYVGVALVVGTVWGTRVALQGLRWAAEGGGSSRRVRRRMLRVPLRLTVLAGVLWAAADVLFVGLALWLQPQRALSTAFTVAIGGVVACAVAYLFSEFALRPVTARALDDGGGHAASERPRGLGVGGRMLMFWLLGTAAPVVGLVVAALLVLVGDDVSTRRLAVEVLVLGGVVLVVGLLVTVLNARSVVAPLTAVRGALLEVERGDLDQRVAVYDATEIGELQAGFNHMVAGLREREHLRDVFGRHVGREVARAAVDGDVELGGEVREVTVLFVDLVGSTTMAAERDPAEVVAVLNAFFEVVVDEVDRAGGIVNKFMGDAVLAVFGAPVEQPDHARAGLLAARRIDERLRAERPDVAAGVGVCTGATVAGNVGTRARLEYTVIGDAVNAAARLTELAKAEEPRVLTTLATVRAAARAGGDDEARCWREAGSTVLRGRPSATDLARPV, from the coding sequence GTGAGGAGCACCCGCGAGCCAGTCCCCGGCACCGGCCCGAGCACCGGCCCCGGCGCCGGCCGCCGCCGACGACGACCGCGGCGTACGCCGTTCGGCTCGTGGTTGCTGGGGCCCGAGGGCCAGTCGCCGCGCCGGCTGCGGGCGCGGGTGCAGGTGCTGCTGACGGTGGCGCTCACGCTGACCCACGGGGTCGGGGCGGCGGTGGTGCTGCTGCTCTCGGTCTTCGTGGTCACCGCCCCGGCGCCCGACGGCCCGACCTGGCTGGCCCTGGCGGTCGCCGTCCCGGTCTACGTCGGGGTGGCGCTCGTGGTCGGCACGGTGTGGGGGACCCGGGTCGCGCTGCAGGGGCTGCGCTGGGCCGCCGAGGGCGGCGGGTCGTCGCGCCGGGTGCGCCGCCGGATGCTGCGGGTCCCGCTGCGGCTGACCGTGCTGGCGGGCGTGCTGTGGGCCGCGGCCGACGTGCTCTTCGTCGGCCTCGCGCTGTGGCTGCAGCCCCAGCGCGCGCTGAGCACCGCGTTCACGGTGGCCATCGGCGGGGTCGTGGCCTGCGCCGTGGCCTACCTGTTCTCCGAGTTCGCGCTGCGCCCGGTCACCGCCCGCGCCCTGGACGACGGTGGCGGCCACGCGGCCTCGGAGCGCCCCCGCGGCCTGGGCGTGGGTGGCCGGATGCTGATGTTCTGGCTGCTGGGCACCGCCGCCCCGGTCGTCGGGCTCGTGGTGGCGGCGCTGCTGGTGCTGGTCGGCGACGACGTCAGCACGCGGCGCCTGGCCGTCGAGGTGCTGGTCCTCGGCGGCGTGGTGCTCGTGGTCGGGCTGCTGGTCACCGTCCTCAACGCGCGCTCGGTGGTGGCGCCGCTGACCGCGGTGCGCGGCGCGCTGCTCGAGGTGGAGCGCGGTGACCTCGACCAGCGGGTGGCGGTCTACGACGCCACCGAGATCGGCGAGCTGCAGGCCGGGTTCAACCACATGGTCGCGGGGCTGCGCGAGCGCGAGCACCTGCGCGACGTCTTCGGCCGGCACGTGGGCCGCGAGGTCGCCCGGGCCGCGGTCGACGGCGACGTCGAGCTCGGTGGCGAGGTCCGCGAGGTGACGGTGCTCTTCGTCGACCTCGTCGGGTCCACCACCATGGCCGCCGAGCGGGACCCCGCCGAGGTCGTCGCGGTGCTCAACGCCTTCTTCGAGGTCGTCGTCGACGAGGTCGACCGGGCCGGCGGCATCGTCAACAAGTTCATGGGCGACGCGGTGCTCGCGGTCTTCGGCGCCCCGGTCGAGCAGCCGGACCACGCCCGGGCGGGGCTGCTGGCCGCGCGCCGCATCGACGAGCGGCTGCGCGCCGAGCGGCCCGACGTCGCCGCGGGCGTCGGGGTGTGCACCGGGGCCACGGTGGCCGGCAACGTCGGCACCCGCGCCCGGCTGGAGTACACCGTGATCGGCGACGCGGTGAACGCCGCGGCCCGGCTCACCGAGCTCGCCAAGGCCGAGGAGCCGCGGGTGCTCACCACGCTCGCGACGGTGCGGGCGGCCGCGCGCGCCGGCGGGGACGACGAGGCGCGCTGCTGGCGGGAGGCCGGCTCGACGGTGCTGCGGGGGCGCCCCTCGGCCACCGACCTGGCGCGACCGGTGTGA
- a CDS encoding helical backbone metal receptor, with amino-acid sequence MDDDLGTTYDGPRPARRVVSLVPSLTEALVSVDRAAVVGATDWCIRPTDLETTRVRGTKNPDLAAVRALEPDVVVANKEENRELDVRRLRDSGVRVWVTDIETVPGAVASMERLLDGIGWQRPDWLARARELWCGPLPAVSRRVVVPIWRDPWMVVGPATFTSDLCRRLGWQTLPGAGEAQGRYPTLDVEQIDALGADAVLLPDEPYEFTDADGPEALRSPCELVDGRLLTWYGPSLLDARTSVERRGA; translated from the coding sequence ATGGACGACGACCTGGGCACGACGTACGACGGGCCGCGGCCGGCGCGGCGGGTGGTCTCGCTGGTGCCGTCGCTGACCGAGGCGCTGGTCTCGGTGGACCGCGCGGCGGTGGTGGGGGCGACCGACTGGTGCATCCGCCCCACCGACCTGGAGACCACCCGGGTGCGCGGCACCAAGAACCCCGACCTGGCCGCGGTGCGGGCGCTGGAGCCCGACGTGGTGGTGGCCAACAAGGAGGAGAACCGCGAGCTCGACGTGCGCCGGCTGCGGGACTCGGGCGTGCGGGTGTGGGTCACCGACATCGAGACCGTGCCCGGTGCGGTCGCCTCGATGGAGCGGCTGCTCGACGGGATCGGCTGGCAGCGCCCCGACTGGCTGGCCCGCGCCCGCGAGCTGTGGTGCGGGCCGCTGCCCGCGGTGAGCCGGCGCGTGGTGGTGCCGATCTGGCGCGACCCGTGGATGGTCGTGGGCCCCGCGACCTTCACCAGCGACCTGTGCCGCCGGCTGGGCTGGCAGACACTGCCCGGCGCCGGGGAGGCGCAGGGGCGCTACCCCACGCTCGACGTCGAGCAGATCGACGCGCTGGGCGCCGACGCGGTGCTGCTGCCCGACGAGCCCTACGAGTTCACGGACGCCGACGGGCCGGAGGCGCTGCGCTCGCCCTGCGAGCTCGTCGACGGGCGGCTGCTGACCTGGTACGGCCCCTCGCTGCTCGACGCCCGCACCTCGGTGGAGCGCCGCGGCGCCTGA
- the icmF gene encoding fused isobutyryl-CoA mutase/GTPase IcmF gives MSDLHQPTHPIRLVTASSLFDGHDASINIMRRIFQSQGCEVIHLGHNRSVAEVVDAALEEDVQGVAVSSYQGGHIEYFEYLVQSLRERGAGHVKVVGGGGGVIVRDEIQRLRDSGVTIFSPEDGQRMGLVGMINSVVADCDHDLWAAGAVTAEQVLSGDRFAVARAITGAELGRLGGELDTIREAATRSHAPVLGITGTGGSGKSSLTDELVRRFRVDQQDKLRVAVIAVDPTRRKGGGALLGDRIRMNSLDGDRVFFRSLATRGAHELPEHLPHVIDVVKAAGFDLVVVETPGIGQGDAAIVPFVDTAMYVMTPEFGAASQLEKIDMLDFADTVAINKFERRGAKDALRDVGRQLVRNREAFGQQPDQMPVFGTSAATFNDDGVTALYQHLRGILVEKGLPADEGTLAPVEVKHSSGIRAVVPQDRVRYLAEITETVRAYHARTDELAEAARRVQRLEAVSAELVDHDAGDVPALLEKACKQLDPEVAEQLEQWPAVVESYSGDEQVVVVRDKEIHTTLTRESLSGNKIPRVALPAYADHGELVRFWRRENLPGLFPFTAGVFKFKRDGEDPARMFAGEGDPARTNRRFKILSADGDAKRLSTAFDSVTLYGRDPDERPDIYGKVGTSGVSVATLDDMKVLYDGFDLVAPSTSVSMTINGPAPTVLAFFLNTVIDQQVDAFREREGREPDADEAAMLAAHAVASVRGTVQADILKEDQGQNTCLFSTEFSLRMMADIQEWFIEKQVRNFYSVSISGYHIAEAGANPISQLAFTLANGFTYVEAYLARGMDIDDFAPNLSFFFSNGMDPEYSVIGRVARRIWAVAMRDKYGAGERSQKLKYHVQTSGRSLHAQEMDFNDIRTTLQALIAIYDNANSLHTNAYDEAVTTPSEESVRRALAIQLIINREWGLAMNENPLQGSFIIDQLTDLVEEAVLAEFDRINERGGVLGAMETGYQRGRIQDESMLYEHRKHDGSLPIVGVNTFLKEVGDDATPQHVELARATDEEKESQLRRVREFQRTHENEAAEALARLKAAATSGENVFAVLMDAARVCSLGQVTEAFFEVGGAYRRNV, from the coding sequence ATGAGCGACCTGCACCAGCCCACCCACCCCATCCGCCTGGTCACGGCCTCGAGCCTCTTCGACGGCCACGACGCCTCGATCAACATCATGCGGCGGATCTTCCAGAGCCAGGGCTGCGAGGTGATCCACCTCGGGCACAACCGCTCGGTCGCCGAGGTCGTCGACGCCGCGCTCGAGGAGGACGTGCAGGGCGTCGCCGTGTCGTCGTACCAGGGCGGGCACATCGAGTACTTCGAGTACCTCGTCCAGTCGCTGCGCGAGCGCGGCGCCGGGCACGTCAAGGTCGTCGGCGGGGGCGGCGGCGTCATCGTGCGCGACGAGATCCAGCGCCTGCGCGACTCCGGGGTCACCATCTTCTCCCCCGAGGACGGCCAGCGGATGGGCCTGGTCGGGATGATCAACAGCGTCGTCGCCGACTGCGACCACGACCTGTGGGCCGCCGGCGCCGTGACCGCCGAGCAGGTGCTCAGCGGCGACCGCTTCGCCGTGGCCCGCGCGATCACCGGCGCCGAGCTGGGCCGCCTGGGCGGCGAGCTCGACACCATCCGGGAGGCCGCCACCCGCAGCCACGCACCCGTGCTCGGCATCACCGGCACCGGCGGCTCGGGCAAGTCGTCGCTGACCGACGAGCTCGTACGCCGCTTCCGCGTCGACCAGCAGGACAAGCTGCGCGTGGCCGTGATCGCCGTCGACCCCACCCGCCGCAAGGGCGGCGGGGCGCTGCTCGGCGACCGCATCCGGATGAACAGCCTCGACGGCGACCGGGTCTTCTTCCGCTCCCTGGCCACCCGCGGCGCCCACGAGCTGCCCGAGCACCTGCCCCACGTCATCGACGTGGTCAAGGCCGCCGGCTTCGACCTGGTGGTCGTCGAGACCCCCGGCATCGGCCAGGGCGACGCGGCGATCGTGCCGTTCGTCGACACCGCGATGTACGTCATGACGCCCGAGTTCGGCGCCGCCAGCCAGCTCGAGAAGATCGACATGCTCGACTTCGCCGACACCGTGGCGATCAACAAGTTCGAGCGCCGCGGCGCCAAGGACGCGCTGCGCGACGTGGGCCGCCAGCTGGTGCGCAACCGCGAGGCCTTCGGCCAGCAGCCCGACCAGATGCCGGTCTTCGGCACCAGCGCCGCCACCTTCAACGACGACGGCGTCACCGCGCTCTACCAGCACCTGCGCGGCATCCTGGTCGAGAAGGGCCTGCCCGCCGACGAGGGCACCCTGGCCCCCGTCGAGGTCAAGCACTCCTCGGGCATCCGCGCCGTCGTGCCCCAGGACCGGGTGCGCTACCTGGCCGAGATCACCGAGACGGTGCGCGCCTACCACGCGCGCACCGACGAGCTGGCCGAGGCCGCGCGCCGCGTGCAGCGCCTCGAGGCGGTCAGCGCCGAGCTCGTCGACCACGACGCCGGCGACGTGCCGGCCCTGCTCGAGAAGGCCTGCAAGCAGCTCGACCCCGAGGTCGCCGAGCAGCTCGAGCAGTGGCCCGCGGTCGTGGAGTCCTACTCCGGCGACGAGCAGGTCGTGGTCGTGCGCGACAAGGAGATCCACACGACGCTGACGCGCGAGTCGCTCAGCGGCAACAAGATCCCCCGCGTCGCGCTGCCGGCGTACGCCGACCACGGCGAGCTGGTGCGCTTCTGGCGCCGCGAGAATCTGCCCGGGCTCTTCCCCTTCACCGCCGGCGTCTTCAAGTTCAAGCGCGACGGCGAGGACCCGGCCCGGATGTTCGCCGGCGAGGGCGACCCCGCGCGCACCAACCGCCGCTTCAAGATCCTCTCCGCGGACGGCGACGCCAAGCGCCTCTCGACGGCCTTCGACTCGGTGACCCTCTACGGTCGCGACCCCGACGAGCGCCCCGACATCTACGGCAAGGTCGGCACCTCCGGCGTCTCGGTGGCCACCCTCGACGACATGAAGGTGCTCTACGACGGCTTCGACCTGGTCGCGCCGAGCACCTCGGTCTCGATGACCATCAACGGCCCGGCGCCGACGGTGCTGGCGTTCTTCCTCAACACCGTCATCGACCAGCAGGTCGACGCCTTCCGCGAGCGCGAGGGCCGCGAGCCCGACGCCGACGAGGCCGCGATGCTGGCCGCCCACGCGGTGGCGAGCGTCCGCGGCACCGTGCAGGCCGACATCCTCAAGGAGGACCAGGGCCAGAACACCTGCCTGTTCTCCACCGAGTTCAGCCTCCGGATGATGGCCGACATCCAGGAGTGGTTCATCGAGAAGCAGGTGCGCAACTTCTACTCGGTCTCGATCTCCGGCTACCACATCGCCGAGGCCGGGGCGAACCCCATCAGCCAGCTCGCCTTCACCCTCGCCAACGGCTTCACCTACGTCGAGGCCTACCTCGCGCGCGGCATGGACATCGACGACTTCGCGCCCAACCTGTCGTTCTTCTTCTCCAACGGCATGGACCCCGAGTACTCCGTCATCGGCCGCGTCGCGCGTCGGATCTGGGCGGTGGCGATGCGCGACAAGTACGGCGCCGGCGAGCGCTCGCAGAAGCTGAAGTACCACGTGCAGACCTCGGGTCGCTCGCTGCACGCGCAGGAGATGGACTTCAACGACATCCGCACCACGCTGCAGGCGCTGATCGCGATCTACGACAACGCCAACAGCCTGCACACCAACGCCTACGACGAGGCCGTGACGACCCCCAGCGAGGAGTCGGTGCGCCGCGCCCTGGCGATCCAGCTGATCATCAACCGCGAGTGGGGGCTGGCGATGAACGAGAACCCGCTGCAGGGCTCCTTCATCATCGACCAGCTCACCGACCTCGTCGAGGAGGCCGTGCTCGCCGAGTTCGACCGCATCAACGAGCGCGGCGGCGTGCTGGGCGCGATGGAGACCGGCTACCAGCGCGGCCGCATCCAGGACGAGTCGATGCTCTACGAGCACCGCAAGCACGACGGCTCGCTGCCGATCGTCGGCGTGAACACCTTCCTCAAGGAGGTCGGCGACGACGCCACCCCGCAGCACGTCGAGCTGGCCCGCGCCACCGACGAGGAGAAGGAGTCGCAGCTGCGGCGGGTGCGCGAGTTCCAGCGCACCCACGAGAACGAGGCCGCCGAGGCCCTGGCCCGGCTCAAGGCCGCCGCGACCTCGGGCGAGAACGTCTTCGCCGTGCTGATGGACGCCGCCCGCGTCTGCTCGCTCGGCCAGGTCACCGAGGCGTTCTTCGAGGTCGGCGGGGCCTACCGCCGCAACGTCTGA